The following proteins come from a genomic window of Ictalurus furcatus strain D&B chromosome 12, Billie_1.0, whole genome shotgun sequence:
- the LOC128615772 gene encoding endonuclease domain-containing 1 protein-like codes for MKLLALVLLLSAFSSLALSEVVKNFDRSRCSEFFIRSPNKKTIITPTVFKGHQFKQICQCWNSKYRFATLYDTERRIPVYSAYTFSGQKESMNLSLSKNIRNEEWKNEPQLENNKNSPEMKKISDAEMNEFVHQAVDRDYKESGKYTNIVYTRGHVFPRQYAADEDQADSTFTFTNVAPQTQHSNGKWAEQGDTGVAGQYSGDCERDS; via the exons ATGAAGCTCCTCGCTCTGGTGCTCCTGCTCTCTGCTTTCTCCTCACTGGCTCTGTCAGAAGTTGTGAAGaattttgacaggtctaggtgtTCTGAGTTCTTCATCCGAAGCCCGAATAAAAAAACCATCATCACCCCGACTGTTTTCAAGGGGCATCAGTTTAAGCAGATTTGTCAGTGCTGGAACAGCAAATACAGATTTGCAACACTCTATGACACAGAGCGGAGGATCCCCGTCTACTCAGCCTACACATTCTCTGGTCAAAAAGAGTCCATGAATCTGTCTCTTTCTAAAAATATCCGAAATGAAGAGTGGAAAAATGAGCCTCAG CTGGAAAACAATAAGAACAGTCCAGAAATGAAGAAGATCTCTGATGCTGAGATGAATGAGTTTGTTCACCAGGCTGTGGACAGAGACTATAAAGAGAGCGGAAAATATACTAATATCGTTTATACTAGAGGTCACGTGTTTCCACGTCAGTATGCTGCTGATGAGGATCAGGCAGATTCCACCTTCACGTTTACCAATGTAGcaccacaaacacaacataGCAATGGCAAATGGGCAGAACAA GGTGATACAGGTGTGGCAGGTCAGTACTCAGGTGATTGTGAACGG Gattcttaa